From Plectropomus leopardus isolate mb chromosome 4, YSFRI_Pleo_2.0, whole genome shotgun sequence, the proteins below share one genomic window:
- the gprc5bb gene encoding G protein-coupled receptor, class C, group 5, member Bb: MAVSPIIICLLSLIGYGSSSPSPPPRGCSVDVDPPYRVLCDLESVWGVVLEAVACSGGLASLVLAVLLLVKLRSISDSARRSGMGPLLLLLGTLLGLFSISLAFLVGKNQALCVVRRAFWGPLFALCFSSLLVQGVRLRRLVAGKTSPSGSSLAALGLALALVQGIISAEWVLLTVVREGHPACEYPPLDFALTCSYTLGLLLIAMGLSLGVVLCGGEMGVEGTGGSEEDREGDSEKRRWKCNAVWLFLSSLASALLWVAWLGFYLYGSQALRGKGKGSGRGKNDAKVLDEPALAVALVIQGWILLLFHAIPEAHLCLRNPPQTNTQDFFDTSHTTPPHFGDDLPSHSHRPFAENQSFSMEEHGATLRSGTYHSSHGSARHGVAFRGHVYQPTEMALVMNGGTMPTAPVNYTGRRLW, encoded by the exons ATGGCCGTCAGCCCTATCATCATCTGCCTCCTGTCACTGATTGGCTATGGCTCATCCagcccctctcctcctcctcggggATGCAGCGTGGATGTGGACCCTCCGTACAGAGTTCTGTGTGACCTGGAGTCAGTCTGGGGTGTGGTCCTGGAGGCCGTGGCCTGCAGCGGTGGCCTCGCCTCTCTGGTCCTCGCCGTGCTGCTGCTAGTCAAGCTGCGCTCCATTTCCGACTCGGCCAGGCGCTCTGGCATGGGGccgctcctcctgctcctgggCACACTCCTTGGGctcttctccatctctctggcCTTCCTGGTGGGGAAGAACCAGGCGCTGTGTGTGGTCCGCAGGGCTTTCTGGGGGCCCCTTTTTGCCCTGTGCTTCTCCAGCTTGCTAGTGCAGGGTGTGCGGCTGAGGAGGCTGGTGGCTGGCAAGACGAGTCCATCGGGCAGCTCCCTTGCAGCGCTCGGCCTGGCCTTGGCTTTGGTTCAAGGGATCATCTCTGCCGAATGGGTCTTGCTGACTGTTGTAAGGGAGGGACACCCAGCCTGCGAATATCCACCTTTAGACTTTGCTTTGACATGCAGCTACACCCTGGGGCTGCTCCTCATTGCCATGGGGCTTTCTCTAGGAGTGGTGCTGTGTGGAGGAGAGATGGGGGTAGAGGGAACAGGTGGGAGTGAAGAAGATAGGGAAGGAGATAGTGAAAAACGAAGATGGAAGTGTAACGCTGTGTGGCTCTTCCTGTCCAGTCTGGCGTCAGCATTGCTATGGGTGGCCTGGCTGGGGTTTTATCTTTATGGCAGCCAGGCGCTAAGGGGAAAAGGGAAGGGGTCGGGGAGAGGAAAGAACGATGCAAAGGTCTTGGATGAGCCTGCACTGGCGGTGGCCCTCGTCATTCAGGGCTGGATCCTGCTGCTGTTCCACGCTATTCCAGAAGCACACCTGTGTCTCCGGAACCCTCCGCAAACCAACACGCAAGACTTCTTCGACACCAGTCACACGACACCTCCACATTTTGGAGATGACCTCCCATCACACTCTCACCGACCTTTTGCTGAAAACCAGTCTTTTTCTATGGAGGAGCATGGTGCAA CTCTCCGAAGTGGAACGTACCACAGCAGCCACGGGAGTGCCCGTCATGGCGTTGCGTTCAGAGGTCATGTCTACCAACCTACTGAGATGGCTCTGGTCATGAACGGTGGAACA ATGCCCACAGCTCCAGTTAACTACACAGGACGACGGTTGTGGTAA